From the Nocardiopsis changdeensis genome, one window contains:
- a CDS encoding thioesterase II family protein — translation MTATAPGSWLRRPRPRPGAGLRLVCLPHAGGGAGAYRAWAPLLPDGVDLLCVQYPGREDRFGEPPAQDMAELVAAVAGELAPLLDRPYALFGHSMGSAVAYELARALRGSGAPAPERLFASGRRAPADAPAGRVHEGDDDALVAELLRLGGTEEEVLADPGLREAVLGYIRADYRLVERYRPFPGPVLDCPVSVFLGDADPEVDTSNAGRWSATTTGRVDVQVFPGDHFYLVPQRRAVLSALLRRLDPALAAAASPWPSTP, via the coding sequence ATGACCGCCACCGCACCCGGATCCTGGCTCCGCCGCCCCCGTCCCCGTCCGGGGGCGGGACTGCGCCTGGTCTGCCTGCCCCACGCCGGGGGAGGGGCGGGCGCCTACCGTGCCTGGGCGCCCCTGCTGCCCGACGGCGTCGACCTGCTCTGCGTGCAGTACCCCGGCCGGGAGGACCGCTTCGGGGAGCCCCCGGCACAGGACATGGCCGAGCTCGTCGCCGCGGTCGCCGGTGAGCTCGCCCCCCTCCTGGACCGCCCCTACGCCCTGTTCGGGCACAGCATGGGATCGGCGGTCGCCTACGAGCTGGCCCGCGCCCTGCGCGGCTCGGGCGCCCCCGCCCCCGAGCGCCTCTTCGCCTCGGGCCGCAGGGCCCCGGCGGACGCGCCGGCCGGCCGGGTCCACGAGGGTGACGACGACGCCCTCGTTGCGGAGCTGCTCCGCCTGGGCGGCACCGAGGAGGAGGTCCTGGCCGACCCCGGGCTGCGCGAGGCCGTACTGGGCTACATCCGCGCCGACTACCGGCTCGTCGAGCGCTACCGGCCCTTCCCCGGGCCCGTCCTGGACTGCCCCGTGAGCGTGTTCCTGGGGGACGCCGACCCCGAGGTCGACACGTCCAACGCCGGGCGGTGGTCGGCGACCACCACCGGCCGCGTCGACGTGCAGGTGTTCCCGGGCGACCACTTCTACCTGGTGCCGCAGCGGCGGGCCGTCCTGTCCGCGCTGCTGCGCCGGCTGGACCCGGCACTGGCCGCCGCCGCCTCGCCCTGGCCCAGCACCCCCTGA
- a CDS encoding class I SAM-dependent methyltransferase, which produces MTAIDYYSPAAEFFDLVGHRHLVSSAPALRAALTGLDTGHGPVLDIGAGTGLVTATIAGILPSARILSAEPSPVMRAVLTSRVFSDPALRGRVTVLPEPAQELPLPDSLSAVVIFGVAGHIPRPERIALWKRLADRLPPGAPIVVELMGVDTPRSIPFVRMCREAVGEQVYEWWISGEPAGDGVMRWRTEWRVFRGGEQVRTVADEYDWETFGVDRLAEESGLAVKRLAQTGREATPEIGVLVK; this is translated from the coding sequence GTGACGGCCATCGACTACTACTCACCGGCGGCCGAGTTCTTCGACCTCGTCGGCCACCGGCACCTGGTCTCCAGCGCGCCCGCCCTGCGCGCCGCGCTGACCGGTCTGGACACCGGCCACGGCCCGGTCCTGGACATCGGGGCCGGCACCGGCCTGGTGACCGCGACCATCGCCGGGATCCTGCCCTCCGCCCGGATCCTCTCGGCGGAGCCCTCGCCGGTCATGCGCGCCGTCCTGACCAGCCGGGTGTTCTCCGACCCCGCCCTGCGCGGGCGCGTCACCGTGCTCCCCGAACCGGCCCAGGAGCTGCCGCTGCCCGACTCCCTCTCCGCGGTGGTGATCTTCGGGGTGGCCGGGCACATCCCCCGGCCCGAGCGGATCGCCCTGTGGAAGCGCCTGGCCGACCGCCTGCCCCCGGGCGCGCCGATCGTCGTGGAGCTCATGGGGGTGGACACCCCCCGGTCCATCCCGTTCGTGCGCATGTGCCGGGAGGCCGTCGGCGAGCAGGTCTACGAGTGGTGGATCTCGGGCGAGCCCGCCGGCGACGGCGTCATGCGCTGGCGCACCGAATGGCGGGTCTTCCGCGGCGGCGAGCAGGTCCGCACGGTCGCCGACGAGTACGACTGGGAGACCTTCGGCGTCGACCGCCTGGCGGAGGAGTCCGGGCTGGCCGTCAAACGCCTCGCGCAGACCGGGCGCGAGGCCACACCGGAGATCGGGGTGCTGGTCAAGTGA